The following nucleotide sequence is from Austwickia chelonae.
AGCCGGGGTTCGGCGGCGATGTCCTCTTTGACCAGGAAGAGGGTCGGCTCACCTGGTGGCGCGAGCCCAGGTGGCGGTCCGGGTGCGGCGGGTGGTGTCGGTTCGGTGGGTGGTGTCGGCGCCAGGCGGGTGGAGGAGAAGTTGAGGAAGGTCGTCGGCTGATCGTTCTCCGGGATGACGACGGATCCGGGGCGGGCAGGCGCAGGCGGGACATCTGCTTCGGGGGGGAGGGGAGCGGCGGTGTCGCTCTCGGGAAAGCTCTCTTCGGCGAGGAGGTGGCCGGGGACGGCCCACCTCTGGTCTTCTTCTCGGGCTGCGCTGCGGCGCGGGAGTATCGGCGTTTCGGGTGCGGTCCGCGGCGGCGGACGCACTTCTGGTGGGGTGCCGACGGCGTCCTCGCTGCGCGAGGGGATGTTTCCCGGGCCCACCCGCAATACCGTACCGTTGCCGCAATCTGACGAATTACGCCGCCCCTGTCGTGAATTTGGTTGCCAGGGAGTTGCTTTCCAATTCATCGGGATGCTCGTGCCGTCTCCGCGGGCCGGACGGTGGTGGGGACGGCGAGGAAGGACGGGCGGCACGCCGAGGAGCGGGACGTCGCTGGTCGGATGTGGACTGCGACGCCGATGAGCTGCTCGTCGTGGGTGTGCGACACAGGAACCTCCCTGGCGTGCGTCCCCTCACGATAGGTGGCGGTCGGCGACGGCCGTCGAGGCTCTCCCCCTTCGGAACAGGCTGCGGCCGGGGCCTGCGGTTCTTCAGTCCCCGGCCGCAGCTCGGCTCAACTCAGGCGGCGGGGTTCTGCGCCCACAGGTCGGGTCCGAAGACCTCGTAACGGATGCGGTCGGCAGGTACTCCGCGGTTGAGCAGGGTGCGTCGGGCGGCGCGCATGAAAGGCAGCGGGCCACACATGAAGACGTCGAGCTCGTCGGGCAGGTCGATGGTGGACAGGTCCATCAGCCCGTGGACGGCACCGCGGCCGGTCGCGGCCTCGTCGGTCTCCTCGTACCAGAGATGGGAGGCGACCTGCGGGAGCCGGTCGGTGGTGGCGCGCACGCTGTCGTACAGCGGGTGGGCACCGGCGTTCCGATCGGCGTGGGCCAGCAGGACGGGCCGTTGGGAGCCCTGTTCGGCGAGGCTGTCGACGATGGCGGCCATCGGGGTGATGCCTACTCCCGCGCTGACGAGCAGCAGGGGTGTAGTCGATTCCTCGAGGACGACGTCGCCGCAGGGGATGGAGACCTGGAGGACGGTGCCGACGGGGCATTCGTCGTGCAGCATCGTGCTGACCAGACCGGCAGGGCTTTCACCGTGGGCACGAACGCGGCGCACGGTGATCTGCATCCGGTCGGTCCGGGGCCCGCTGGACAGGGTGTACTGCCGGGGCTGGGTGCTCCCGTCGGCGAGGCGGGCGTTGACGGTGACGTACTGCCCGGGCAGGTGACGGGGAACCGCGCTGCCGTCGACGGGTTCGAGGGTGAGGGTGAGGATCTCTCCGGGGACCTCGTCGTGACGTCCGGTGACCCGGTAGTCGCGCCAGGGCTGCTCGGGGTCGACGCCGTTGAGGGCGTAGATCCGGGCTTCTTCGGCGGCGAGTTGCAGGGCGAACAGCCAGTAGACCTCGTCCCAGGCGGCAGCGACCTCGGGGGTGACGGCCTCACCGAGGACGTCCTTGATCGCGGCCATCAGGTGGTGTCCGACGATCGTGTACTGGGTGGCGGTGATGCCCAGGGAGACATGCTTGTGGGCGATGCGCTCCAGGACGGGGCGGAAGGAGGGGGCGTCGGGGTCGATGAGCTGGACGGCGTAGGCGACGACGGAGGCGGCGAGTGCCTGGGCCTGTTCGCCCAGGGCCTGGTCGGCCTTGTTGAAGATGTTCAGAAGTTCGGGGTGGGCGGCGAACATCCGTGGGTAGAAGTTGGAGGTGATGGCGACGGCATTGTCGGCGACGACGGCGGCGGTCGCCTTGACGATCACTTCGGACTCATTCGAGAGCAGCGGCGGCACAAGAACTCCCATCAATTTCAAGGACTATGGTCCTTAAAATACATTCCTTCTCTGAAAGAGGCCCGGCGGGTCGAATCGGAGGCTCCCGGGAGATATCCGTCAGAACTGCTTCGTCACAGATCGTGCTGAAGCCCCCATCTGCGGATAACCTCCAGGAATCACACCCGCCTGAGCAAGGAAGAACAATGAACGAAACGTTCTGGCAGGGTCTCGCGATGGTGATCTACCTCGGAGGAATGCTCCTCATCGGTTGGTGGAGCTATCGCCGAACCCACAACCTCGACGACTACATGCTGGGCAGCCGGGACCTCTCCCCGGCCGTCGCCGCGCTCTCCGCGGGCGCTGCCGACATGTCCGGCTGGCTGCTGATGGGTCTGCCCGGCGCGATCTACAAGGCCGGGCTCGTCGAAGGATGGATCGCCGTCGGCCTCACCATCGGTGCCTGGCTCAACTGGAAGTACGTCGCGCCACGGCTGCGCTCGTACACCCAGGTCGCGGACAACTCCATCACCGTGCCCAGCTTCCTGGGCAACCGCCTCCACGACACCAGCAGACTCCTGCGCGTCGTCTCCGGCGTCATCATCCTGGTCTTCTTCACCTTCTACGTCAGCTCCGGCATGGTCGCCGGCGGTGTCTTCTTCGAATCCAGCTTCGGCCTGGACTACCGCTGGGGAATGCTGCTCGTCGCCGGAGTCACCGTGACGTACACCCTCTTCGGCGGTTTCCTCGCCGTCTCCTACACCGACTTCGTGCAGGGCATCATGATGGTGCTCGCACTCGTCCTCGTGCCGATCAGCGGCCTCATCGCGGTCGGCGGATGGGGCAATTTCACCGATGCCGTGTCCGCCGCGGACGCCCAGGCCGGAATCGACCGCTTCGCGCTCTTGCCCAAAGAGATGACGGCGGTGGCCGTCATCGGCATCATCTCCGCGCTGGCCTGGGGTCTGGGTTATTTCGGCCAGCCGCACATCATCGTGCGTTTCATGGCTCTTCGCTCGGTCGCCGAAGCGAAAGCCGGACGCCGGATCGGTATCGGGTGGATGCTTTTCGCCGCGGTGGGGGCGATCTCGACAGCGCTGGTCGGGGTGGCCTATTTCCAACGTCAGGGCGAGCATCTGGCCAACCCGGAGACGGTGTACATCCGACTCGGGCAGATCTTCTTCCATCCGTTGATCGCAGGTTTCATGTTGGCCGCGGTGCTCGCCGCGATCATGTCGACCATCTCCAGCCAGTTGCTGGTCACGGCATCGGCACTCGTCGAGGACGTCTACAAGGCCTTCGGTGGTGCGGAGAAGGCCGACGCCCACCACGTACTCATGGGGCGGCTCGCCGTCCTCGGGGTGTCCGTGATCGCGGCCGCGATGGCCTGGAACCAGAACGACACCATCCTTCAACTGGTGGCTTTCGCCTGGGCCGGGTTCGGTGCCGCTTTCGGGCCGATCGTGGTGCTCTCCCTGTACTGGCGCAAGCTCACCATGTGGGGAGCGCTCAGCGGCATGATCACCGGTGCGGTCACCGTCGGGATCTGGGGCAAGCACCTCTTC
It contains:
- the putP gene encoding sodium/proline symporter PutP; its protein translation is MNETFWQGLAMVIYLGGMLLIGWWSYRRTHNLDDYMLGSRDLSPAVAALSAGAADMSGWLLMGLPGAIYKAGLVEGWIAVGLTIGAWLNWKYVAPRLRSYTQVADNSITVPSFLGNRLHDTSRLLRVVSGVIILVFFTFYVSSGMVAGGVFFESSFGLDYRWGMLLVAGVTVTYTLFGGFLAVSYTDFVQGIMMVLALVLVPISGLIAVGGWGNFTDAVSAADAQAGIDRFALLPKEMTAVAVIGIISALAWGLGYFGQPHIIVRFMALRSVAEAKAGRRIGIGWMLFAAVGAISTALVGVAYFQRQGEHLANPETVYIRLGQIFFHPLIAGFMLAAVLAAIMSTISSQLLVTASALVEDVYKAFGGAEKADAHHVLMGRLAVLGVSVIAAAMAWNQNDTILQLVAFAWAGFGAAFGPIVVLSLYWRKLTMWGALSGMITGAVTVGIWGKHLFGKEGVFALYEILPGFLVCGVVAVVVSLATYRPDPKIDLEFDEALKALEGFTAEEEPGVTPTATT
- a CDS encoding globin domain-containing protein codes for the protein MIVKATAAVVADNAVAITSNFYPRMFAAHPELLNIFNKADQALGEQAQALAASVVAYAVQLIDPDAPSFRPVLERIAHKHVSLGITATQYTIVGHHLMAAIKDVLGEAVTPEVAAAWDEVYWLFALQLAAEEARIYALNGVDPEQPWRDYRVTGRHDEVPGEILTLTLEPVDGSAVPRHLPGQYVTVNARLADGSTQPRQYTLSSGPRTDRMQITVRRVRAHGESPAGLVSTMLHDECPVGTVLQVSIPCGDVVLEESTTPLLLVSAGVGITPMAAIVDSLAEQGSQRPVLLAHADRNAGAHPLYDSVRATTDRLPQVASHLWYEETDEAATGRGAVHGLMDLSTIDLPDELDVFMCGPLPFMRAARRTLLNRGVPADRIRYEVFGPDLWAQNPAA